A single genomic interval of Alcaligenes sp. SDU_A2 harbors:
- a CDS encoding amino acid adenylation domain-containing protein, with translation MFVSQDVQAHPAELTLPHPKALRALVHTTFARTSLVDMLLLLVRYHADEIAVSDDSGTLRYSALADRAARLASRLKQAGVGPDARVGLFVEPSIDMMVGLWGILFSGGAYLPLGADYPIERLTYMIRDAGIKVIITQKSLSSRLAEIIIPGIQIIALDTLSDTLDEEDIYDFEAPTLLGSSLAYMIYTSGTTGAPKGVCISHAAIVNQLAWLQSEQKVHIGEVILQKTPASFDAAQWELLAVCCGVHVVMGRPGVYRDPPAMIEQIRQHRVTMLQGVPTLLQALVDHPEFEQCSTLTSVFSGGEALTKKLAARILEAKPGCRLVNLYGPTECTINTTSYTVAPSILDHCPEVIPIGRPVANTTCYVLDEQMNPVEDGATGELHIAGTQLADGYYNRKGPTTQCFVNWIDRTSGVCHRVYKTGDLVRRDSDGTLHFQGRTDNQVKFRGYRIELDEIRVAIENHDWVKSAGVFVKEHPRTGQPILAAGIELNSREAQLMDQGTSQAHHQSKNSRLQVRAQLANAGLRTDADLNSRISISLPGADGSFAQRAMAFARKSYRFFEGGTVTVAELLTLLAQPEQEATQTNGLTDLTLETLGFLLRNLGPFTSNERLLSKFAYASPGALYATQIYLELSGVADIQAGFYYYHPSRHHLVLTSAKKTSESPRLRLHFVGKYSAIEPVYKNNIREVLELETGHILGLLDHVLPAFGLGIGHGYFDPSEIENLACSDGHAYLASFDVTQHAARKTDLSVDLYIQAHGDRVAGLSQGQYVHRNGTLDSFSRHILEQRHVIAINQRVYQRSSGIISMVSRKPESWHAYIDLGRTLQRLQHNSLCIGTMSSGYSSKSGNDLAAALRLREVLSEHSVVANASYCALFGKISESQLVHEGMNEDTVHMEGPAELIRKDLKTRLPDYMIPSKLALISRMPYSASGKVDINALKALPEFEITNAEREIIPPRTPTESGLLDIWQKKLVIQDLSVHDDFFEIGGDSLKAVQLVLSMNKTLGLNLPLQVLFEDPSIANLARRIDNAAHTLSRAVPLKKGTGRPIFCWPGLGGYPMSLRSLAMALDNPRPFTGVQALGVNAGEDFCTSIQDMALRDVHLIREVQPEGPYTLWGYSFGARVAYETAWQLEQVGEVVDELILIAPGSPLLPGGDPIRAQADILFRDPSFLTILYSVFAQTIAAERVVSLIKSVKDEQSFVSYVCAEKPELDVGVIARISRLVAQTYAPGYGLQMEERRIAAPTLLLKARGDNLSFLEAATTTLIQPARIVGLAPDHYELLKQNGVGELIQAIHRYAPTWQRSYSDLAVQNEDSAHV, from the coding sequence ATGTTCGTTTCACAAGACGTACAGGCGCATCCCGCCGAACTTACGCTTCCTCATCCCAAAGCACTACGTGCCCTCGTACATACAACATTTGCCCGCACTTCGCTCGTTGACATGTTGCTCCTCCTGGTGCGCTATCACGCAGACGAAATCGCTGTGAGCGATGACTCTGGCACCCTTCGCTACAGCGCTCTGGCTGATCGCGCCGCCCGCCTAGCCTCACGATTAAAACAGGCGGGTGTCGGCCCCGACGCGCGAGTCGGTTTATTTGTCGAACCCTCGATCGACATGATGGTGGGTCTCTGGGGCATTCTGTTTTCTGGCGGAGCCTATTTGCCGCTGGGTGCCGACTATCCCATCGAACGCCTCACCTACATGATCCGGGATGCCGGAATAAAGGTAATAATCACGCAGAAGAGCCTCAGTTCGCGCCTTGCAGAGATCATTATTCCCGGCATTCAGATCATTGCTCTCGATACGCTATCAGACACCCTGGACGAAGAAGACATATACGACTTCGAAGCCCCGACTCTACTTGGCTCAAGTCTCGCCTACATGATCTACACCTCGGGCACAACGGGTGCGCCCAAAGGCGTCTGCATCTCTCATGCGGCGATCGTGAACCAGCTTGCATGGCTGCAATCAGAACAGAAGGTGCACATCGGCGAGGTCATCCTCCAAAAAACTCCCGCAAGCTTCGATGCCGCCCAATGGGAACTGCTCGCCGTTTGCTGCGGTGTCCACGTCGTGATGGGGCGGCCTGGCGTTTACCGTGACCCTCCTGCAATGATCGAGCAGATACGTCAGCATAGAGTGACCATGTTGCAAGGCGTCCCGACGCTTCTTCAAGCTCTCGTCGACCATCCAGAGTTTGAACAATGCAGCACTCTCACCAGCGTGTTCAGCGGTGGAGAGGCATTGACCAAAAAACTTGCTGCGCGCATCTTGGAGGCCAAGCCAGGCTGCCGACTGGTCAACCTGTATGGTCCGACCGAATGTACTATTAATACAACATCCTACACCGTCGCCCCAAGCATCCTCGACCATTGTCCAGAGGTAATTCCAATTGGTCGGCCAGTAGCCAACACGACCTGCTACGTTCTCGACGAGCAGATGAACCCCGTGGAAGATGGTGCGACCGGCGAACTACACATCGCAGGCACACAACTGGCCGATGGATACTACAACCGCAAAGGGCCTACCACTCAGTGTTTCGTCAATTGGATCGATAGGACTTCCGGAGTCTGTCATCGGGTTTACAAAACGGGGGATCTCGTACGCCGCGACTCGGATGGCACGCTGCACTTTCAGGGACGCACCGACAACCAAGTGAAATTCCGTGGCTACAGGATCGAGCTCGACGAAATCAGAGTCGCCATCGAAAACCACGATTGGGTAAAGTCCGCTGGCGTCTTCGTGAAGGAACATCCACGCACCGGTCAACCCATTTTAGCCGCCGGCATCGAACTCAATTCTCGGGAAGCTCAACTGATGGATCAAGGCACCTCCCAAGCCCACCACCAGAGCAAAAACAGTCGCCTTCAGGTCCGCGCGCAGCTTGCAAATGCAGGGTTGCGGACCGACGCTGATCTTAACTCTCGTATATCCATTTCCCTGCCTGGGGCCGACGGTTCTTTCGCCCAACGCGCCATGGCTTTTGCCCGAAAGAGCTACCGATTCTTCGAAGGCGGTACGGTGACAGTCGCTGAATTGCTCACCTTACTTGCGCAACCCGAACAAGAAGCCACGCAAACAAATGGACTCACGGACCTAACGCTTGAAACACTCGGCTTTCTCTTGCGCAACCTCGGACCGTTCACCAGCAATGAGCGCCTACTGTCTAAGTTCGCCTACGCCTCCCCAGGCGCCCTCTACGCAACACAGATCTATCTTGAATTGTCCGGTGTCGCCGACATCCAGGCAGGGTTCTACTACTACCACCCAAGCCGTCACCATCTTGTGCTCACCAGCGCAAAGAAAACATCAGAGTCGCCGCGCCTGCGATTGCACTTCGTGGGCAAGTATTCTGCGATAGAACCCGTATATAAGAACAACATACGTGAAGTGCTTGAATTGGAAACCGGCCATATTCTCGGGCTTCTCGATCATGTCCTGCCCGCCTTCGGCCTGGGAATCGGGCACGGATATTTTGACCCTTCAGAAATCGAAAATTTGGCTTGCAGCGATGGACATGCCTACCTAGCATCCTTCGACGTCACACAACATGCGGCACGCAAAACTGATCTCTCGGTGGATTTATATATACAGGCGCATGGCGACCGGGTCGCGGGCCTCTCACAAGGCCAATACGTCCATCGCAACGGAACTCTCGATTCTTTCTCGCGGCATATCCTCGAGCAGCGTCACGTCATCGCGATCAATCAGCGTGTGTACCAGCGTTCCAGCGGCATCATTTCTATGGTCAGTCGTAAGCCGGAAAGCTGGCACGCCTACATCGATCTCGGACGAACCTTGCAAAGGCTACAACACAATAGCTTATGCATTGGCACCATGTCGTCGGGATACAGCTCAAAGTCCGGCAACGATCTAGCCGCCGCCCTACGATTGCGTGAAGTCTTATCCGAACATAGTGTCGTAGCCAACGCATCCTATTGTGCTCTTTTTGGCAAAATCAGCGAATCACAACTCGTTCACGAGGGGATGAATGAAGATACTGTTCATATGGAGGGGCCCGCAGAACTGATCCGCAAAGATCTCAAGACCCGTCTGCCTGACTACATGATCCCCAGCAAATTGGCGCTGATCTCCCGAATGCCATACAGCGCATCTGGAAAAGTGGATATCAATGCACTAAAAGCGCTTCCGGAATTTGAAATTACCAACGCGGAGCGAGAGATCATCCCGCCCCGCACCCCCACCGAATCAGGCTTGCTGGACATCTGGCAGAAAAAACTCGTTATTCAAGACCTTTCGGTCCACGATGATTTCTTCGAAATCGGCGGCGACTCGCTGAAAGCCGTACAACTGGTTCTAAGCATGAACAAAACACTCGGGCTCAATCTCCCGCTGCAAGTTTTATTCGAAGATCCAAGTATTGCCAACCTAGCTCGTCGTATCGATAACGCTGCGCATACCCTCTCGCGCGCGGTGCCGCTCAAGAAAGGCACTGGTAGGCCAATTTTCTGCTGGCCTGGACTTGGTGGTTATCCGATGAGCCTGCGATCACTAGCAATGGCTCTTGATAATCCACGCCCATTCACCGGCGTGCAAGCTTTGGGAGTGAACGCCGGCGAGGACTTCTGCACATCTATCCAGGACATGGCACTACGTGACGTTCACTTGATACGCGAAGTGCAGCCGGAAGGCCCCTACACACTTTGGGGCTATTCCTTCGGGGCACGGGTCGCCTATGAAACTGCATGGCAACTCGAACAGGTCGGCGAAGTAGTCGACGAGCTCATCCTTATCGCCCCCGGCTCACCACTGCTACCTGGAGGCGATCCGATACGTGCGCAGGCTGATATATTGTTCCGCGATCCATCTTTTCTTACCATCCTCTATTCCGTTTTTGCCCAGACGATCGCAGCTGAACGGGTGGTGTCATTAATCAAATCTGTGAAAGACGAGCAAAGCTTTGTTAGTTACGTCTGCGCTGAAAAGCCCGAACTAGATGTTGGCGTCATAGCCCGGATAAGCCGACTCGTCGCGCAGACCTATGCCCCTGGATACGGCCTGCAAATGGAAGAACGGCGCATTGCCGCGCCGACGCTCCTGCTCAAAGCTCGTGGCGATAACCTGTCGTTCCTCGAAGCAGCAACCACGACACTCATACAACCAGCAAGAATCGTCGGCCTCGCTCCAGACCACTACGAGCTTCTGAAACAGAATGGCGTTGGTGAACTCATCCAAGCTATCCACCGCTATGCGCCAACCTGGCAACGCTCATACAGCGACCTCGCTGTGCAAAATGAGGATTCCGCCCATGTCTGA
- the fur gene encoding ferric iron uptake transcriptional regulator, whose product MNDQNELKNMGLKATFPRLKILDIFRRSDQEGQRHLSAEDVYRLLIADEVDIGLATVYRVLTQFEQAGILVRSQFDGGKAVFELNDGDHHDHLICTNCGVVEEFTDSQIEARQHEIAKEHGFVLESHTMLLYGICPKCSQAGKQAKPALRS is encoded by the coding sequence ATGAACGATCAAAATGAACTGAAAAACATGGGGCTGAAGGCGACTTTTCCGCGCCTGAAGATTCTGGACATCTTTCGCCGCTCTGACCAAGAGGGGCAACGTCACCTAAGCGCCGAGGACGTCTATCGTCTGCTGATCGCCGACGAAGTCGATATCGGTCTGGCTACGGTCTACCGAGTGCTGACCCAATTCGAGCAGGCCGGTATCCTGGTGCGCAGCCAGTTTGATGGCGGCAAGGCCGTGTTCGAGCTGAACGACGGCGATCATCACGACCATCTGATCTGCACTAATTGCGGCGTGGTTGAGGAATTTACCGACAGTCAGATCGAGGCGCGTCAGCACGAAATTGCCAAGGAACATGGTTTTGTGCTGGAAAGCCATACCATGCTGTTGTATGGCATTTGCCCTAAGTGCTCTCAGGCCGGCAAGCAGGCCAAGCCTGCTTTGCGCTCTTGA
- the dapB gene encoding 4-hydroxy-tetrahydrodipicolinate reductase, protein MRIAIAGADGRMGRMLIEAVLNQEGLTLAVALDRPGAASIGQDAGAFLGKTTGVAITDNLAALAQADCLIDFTRPEGTLAHLQACREHGTRLVIGTTGFSDEEKQQIQTAAQEIAIVFAPNMSVGVNATLKLIELAAALLNQGYDAEVFEAHHRNKVDAPSGTALAMGEAIAKTWGQSLPDIADWARHGHTGARQDGRIGFSVLRGGDIVGDHTVFFCGEGERIEISHRSTSRAGYAKGSMRAALFLGDKTSGLYSMQDVLGII, encoded by the coding sequence ATGCGCATCGCCATTGCCGGCGCAGACGGCCGTATGGGCCGCATGCTGATCGAAGCCGTTTTGAATCAAGAAGGTCTGACGCTCGCCGTCGCGCTGGATCGCCCTGGTGCCGCCTCCATCGGTCAGGATGCCGGTGCTTTTCTGGGCAAGACCACCGGCGTCGCCATCACCGATAATCTGGCGGCCTTGGCCCAAGCCGACTGCCTGATCGACTTCACCCGCCCCGAGGGCACGCTGGCCCACCTGCAAGCATGTCGCGAACACGGCACTCGCCTGGTCATCGGCACGACCGGCTTTTCCGACGAAGAAAAGCAGCAGATCCAGACCGCTGCCCAAGAAATCGCCATTGTGTTCGCCCCTAACATGAGCGTGGGCGTCAACGCCACGCTCAAGCTCATCGAACTGGCCGCTGCCTTATTGAACCAAGGCTATGACGCAGAAGTGTTCGAGGCCCACCACCGCAACAAAGTGGATGCCCCTTCGGGCACGGCCCTGGCTATGGGCGAGGCCATCGCTAAAACCTGGGGCCAATCCCTGCCCGACATTGCCGATTGGGCCCGCCACGGCCACACCGGCGCGCGCCAGGACGGACGTATCGGCTTTTCGGTACTGCGCGGCGGCGATATCGTTGGCGACCACACCGTCTTTTTCTGCGGCGAAGGCGAACGCATCGAAATCTCGCATCGCTCCACCAGCCGAGCCGGCTATGCCAAAGGCAGCATGCGGGCCGCCCTTTTTCTGGGCGACAAAACCAGCGGCCTGTACTCCATGCAGGACGTGCTGGGCATTATTTAA
- a CDS encoding maleate cis-trans isomerase family protein, translating to MSNFLGSRLRIGIAIPSTNTSAQPEMDDMRPFGVTNHIARIIIDDDSLTHMSGFSQVIENIRRSTPDAIRSLCHCNLGAIIAAVSPDGYWQGHKAHEELSRQLTIAASGAKIIFSTDAIRSALDTLGGLKRIGLISPYLQLGDEPVSRFFTDTGIDVVATYGLGGRTPSNISAVTPAHLKEAVLNVNHPDAQAIVQVGTNVPMAAFAQMAETWIGKPVLSNNAVLYWHALRTCGVTDPITNRGILYETC from the coding sequence ATGAGCAACTTTTTGGGAAGCCGTTTACGGATTGGTATTGCGATTCCTTCGACAAATACGTCTGCACAACCCGAAATGGACGATATGCGCCCGTTCGGTGTAACCAATCATATCGCCCGGATTATTATTGACGACGATTCGTTGACTCATATGTCCGGCTTTAGCCAAGTCATCGAGAATATTCGCCGCTCCACACCTGACGCCATTAGATCGCTGTGTCATTGCAACTTGGGCGCAATTATCGCTGCGGTCTCTCCTGACGGTTACTGGCAAGGGCACAAAGCGCATGAAGAGCTATCCCGCCAACTCACGATTGCTGCCAGCGGTGCAAAAATCATCTTTAGCACAGACGCTATCAGATCTGCACTCGATACACTCGGCGGATTAAAACGCATCGGACTGATCTCGCCTTATCTCCAGCTCGGCGATGAACCGGTCTCGCGCTTCTTCACCGATACAGGTATTGATGTCGTCGCAACGTACGGTCTTGGCGGGCGTACTCCTTCAAATATATCAGCCGTGACCCCTGCCCATCTGAAAGAAGCCGTTCTTAACGTAAACCATCCAGACGCCCAAGCTATTGTTCAGGTTGGCACCAACGTACCGATGGCCGCATTCGCACAGATGGCTGAAACCTGGATCGGAAAACCGGTCTTATCCAATAACGCAGTTCTGTATTGGCACGCACTCCGTACTTGCGGCGTGACCGATCCTATTACTAACCGGGGAATACTTTACGAGACCTGCTAA
- the murB gene encoding UDP-N-acetylmuramate dehydrogenase — translation MNRQCDVDLTSFNTFGLCSRARDLVVFDDVAQLPALQAVVQQAGEVFVLGGGSNVVLAAQVEPLVVKVQSRGIHLLESRPDAYIVQAQAGEAWHDFVQHCLEQGWSGLENLALIPGTVGAAPVQNIGAYGVELEQRVHSVLAWNFKQARLMELPAAQCGFSYRDSRFKHDPAGTWLIVAVRFALPRPWAPVLDYPDLRQHSVLGGAVDAQAVFDAVCQIRRQKLPDPAVLGNAGSFFKNPVVPQAQRDALRAQWPGLVSYDVGQGLYKLAAGWLIDQCGWKGRRDGAVGVHERQALVLVNHGGGTAQDIERLAQAIRADVRRHFGVELEQEPVQVP, via the coding sequence GTGAACAGGCAGTGTGATGTGGATCTGACGTCTTTCAACACTTTTGGGCTGTGCAGTCGCGCCCGGGATCTGGTGGTTTTTGACGACGTGGCCCAGTTGCCTGCTTTGCAGGCTGTCGTCCAACAGGCTGGCGAGGTGTTTGTGTTGGGGGGCGGCAGCAATGTGGTGCTGGCCGCTCAGGTCGAGCCTTTGGTTGTCAAAGTGCAAAGTCGTGGCATACACCTGCTGGAATCCCGGCCTGACGCCTATATTGTGCAAGCCCAGGCAGGCGAGGCCTGGCACGACTTTGTGCAGCATTGCCTGGAGCAAGGTTGGTCGGGACTGGAAAATCTGGCGCTGATACCCGGTACGGTCGGTGCGGCTCCTGTGCAAAATATTGGCGCGTACGGCGTGGAGCTGGAGCAGCGCGTGCATAGCGTGCTGGCCTGGAATTTTAAGCAAGCCCGCCTGATGGAGTTGCCGGCGGCTCAGTGCGGCTTTTCTTACAGAGACAGCCGTTTCAAGCATGATCCGGCCGGTACCTGGTTGATCGTGGCCGTGCGCTTTGCCTTGCCGCGTCCTTGGGCACCTGTGCTTGATTACCCCGATCTGCGTCAGCATAGTGTCTTGGGCGGTGCTGTGGATGCGCAAGCGGTGTTCGACGCCGTTTGCCAGATCCGGCGTCAGAAACTGCCCGACCCGGCTGTCTTGGGTAATGCAGGCAGTTTCTTCAAGAATCCGGTGGTCCCTCAAGCGCAGCGCGATGCTTTACGCGCACAGTGGCCGGGTCTGGTGTCCTACGATGTGGGGCAAGGACTGTATAAGCTGGCCGCCGGCTGGCTGATCGATCAGTGTGGTTGGAAAGGGCGGCGCGACGGCGCAGTCGGTGTACACGAGCGCCAAGCGTTGGTATTGGTCAATCATGGGGGCGGCACGGCACAGGACATCGAGCGCCTGGCGCAGGCAATTCGCGCCGATGTGCGCCGGCATTTCGGCGTGGAGTTGGAGCAGGAGCCGGTTCAGGTTCCTTGA
- a CDS encoding outer membrane protein assembly factor BamE has protein sequence MQKKANSFTPVIRAVLAASLAAAALTACGSSKWGFPYRADVQQGNWITAEQVSRLQAGMTRDQVRYLLGSPTLQDIFHSDRWDYPYLNQPGYGKAEQRTFTVWFEGDTLVRWQGDEQPDRQPFERADTGKQRSEGPTDAKEGTQQFVRPIGGHSSSPAGNDTAAPPAAQPAQ, from the coding sequence GTGCAGAAGAAGGCAAATTCATTCACTCCTGTCATCCGCGCCGTACTGGCGGCAAGCCTGGCGGCTGCGGCTTTGACCGCCTGCGGCTCCTCCAAGTGGGGCTTTCCCTATCGCGCCGACGTCCAACAGGGGAACTGGATCACTGCCGAGCAAGTGTCCCGCCTGCAGGCCGGAATGACCCGCGATCAGGTGCGCTACCTGCTCGGCTCGCCAACGCTGCAGGACATTTTCCACTCCGACCGCTGGGATTATCCCTACCTGAACCAGCCTGGTTATGGCAAGGCCGAACAACGCACGTTCACGGTCTGGTTTGAAGGCGATACTCTGGTGCGTTGGCAAGGCGACGAACAGCCAGACCGCCAGCCTTTTGAGCGCGCCGATACCGGCAAACAACGCAGCGAAGGCCCGACCGACGCCAAGGAAGGCACCCAGCAATTTGTGCGCCCCATCGGCGGCCATTCCTCCAGCCCGGCCGGCAACGACACAGCCGCTCCGCCCGCCGCCCAGCCCGCACAGTAA